The genomic stretch TGCTGGATGACCATTCAGTCTTGAATACTTGATTTCGTTTAATACAGAATTAATCAGACAATCGCGTAGTTCTTTCACCTGACTTGCATAAATATCAAGATGTTCCGATGCCGATTCCGCCGCCTTGCCCATACCAACTATACCAGCAACATTCTGTGTTCCCGATCTGATTCCTTCTTCCTGCCCACCACCATGCAGCATCGGTTCTATCTCAAGGTTACTGATGCAAAGTGCACCAACTCCCTTTGGGCCATACATTTTATGAGCTGACAATGTCATCATATCAATTCCTAATGCTTGCATGTCAACAGGGATCTTTCCAACTGCTTGGACGGCATCTGTATGAAATATCACATCATGTTTACGTGCTATTTCAGCAATTTCCTTTATTGGCTGTAAAGTGCCAACCTCATTACTTGCAAACATTATGCTTATCAAAATTGTTCTTTCATTTATCGCCTTCTCCAGTGTGTCAAGATCAATTACTCCGTATTTATCAACAGGTAGGTAAGTTACATCGCACCCGCTCCTCTCCAGATCCTTACACGGCTCAAGTATCGCTTCGTGCTCTATGCTGCTAGTGATTATATGATTCCCTGTTTTTTTCATCGAATACGCAACTCCCTTCAACGCAAGGTTATTTGCTTCTGTAGCACCAGATGTGAATATTATATGACCTTTAGCATTGATCAATTTTGCTATTCGCTTTCTTGCCAGCTGTAGAGCGTTGTTGGCTTCCCTTCCAAGTTTGTGTATGGACGATGGATTTCCATAACGTTCCTTCATATAAGGCATCATCTCCTCTAACACCTCATATAATAAAGGAGTAGTTGCAGCGTGATCAAGATATATCATTTAGATCACGTTAAGACTACCAGTTTTATATCCACTTGCCTCTATTGCAACGAACTTGTATCCCAATTTCCTAAGTTCAGCATCGAGCTTGTCCAGTTTCTTTACATCAAACAAAAGATACCTTTCATCCCTACCAACCTCAACTCTGGCAATTTCACCATGATCCCTAACCCTGACCTGCTTTACATCAAACAGTTTCTTAACAATTATCTCCGC from Nitrososphaerales archaeon encodes the following:
- a CDS encoding cysteine desulfurase family protein, coding for MIYLDHAATTPLLYEVLEEMMPYMKERYGNPSSIHKLGREANNALQLARKRIAKLINAKGHIIFTSGATEANNLALKGVAYSMKKTGNHIITSSIEHEAILEPCKDLERSGCDVTYLPVDKYGVIDLDTLEKAINERTILISIMFASNEVGTLQPIKEIAEIARKHDVIFHTDAVQAVGKIPVDMQALGIDMMTLSAHKMYGPKGVGALCISNLEIEPMLHGGGQEEGIRSGTQNVAGIVGMGKAAESASEHLDIYASQVKELRDCLINSVLNEIKYSRLNGHPAQRLPNNAHFTFLGVKGEDLIIKLDESGIAASTGSACYVNKQKASHVLKAMGFTHKEITGSLRLTLGIHNKTEEIEKTVHVLGIIVNELREFSPFRYKYVS